The Agrobacterium larrymoorei sequence TGGCGGGCAAGGCCTCTACCATTTCGATCACGCTGCAATCTGCTAGCAACGGCCAGAGCCAAGTGTCGGTCTCGTGTGATTTCGGAACGTTGGGCGATTGCTCGCGACACCGTTTCACCGCCACGCAGGAGCGCGCCGATATGCTGATCAATCTCAGCTTCGATCGCACCATGGCACCTAATTCGCCTGGCCGCATCTTCATCAACAGCGATATTGACGGCAAGTCGCGACCGATCAACCTCTATTCGGTTCGGATATTGCCCGGTCAGTAAGGGCGCTTGCGCGCCAATTTACAGCACGGGCCCGAAAGTCGGAATCGACACGCCGGTTTAAAGAGTAGGACCGCGTCAGTAGCCGAGCGCGATCCCGTCCTTGCGCGATTCAGACGCACCGACAAGCGTTCCGTTCTCCCAGTCGATCCTCACCGCCTGGGCACCACCGATCGGATCCTCGGCCGGCACGATCTCGAACCCGCGGCGGGTGAGTTCGGTAATCGTTTCCGGCGAGATCGTATGTTCCGCTTCCACGCGCGGTATCTTGCCGCCAACGGGAATGAGGCGCGGCAGGTCGATGGCATCCTGGATATCCATGCCGTAATCGACCACCTTGGATATCAGATGCGCATGGCCGAGCGCCTGATAGTACCCTCCCATGACGCCGAAGGACATCTCCGTGCGGCCATTGCGGGTCACCATGCCGGGAATGATGGTGTGAAGCGGCCGCTTTTCCGGGGCGATCATGTTCGGATGCCCGCGTTTCAGCGAAAAGCTCTGGCCGCGATTGTGCAGGATCACGCCGGATCGGGGCGCAACGATGCCGGTGCCGAAACTGTCGAAAATCGAGTTGATGAAGCTTACCGCATTGCGGTCTTGATCGACAATCGAGATGTAGACCGTGTCGCGGTGCAGCGGCATCTCGAAGTCCGGCAGGTCGGTCAAGGCATGACGAAGATCGATCATCTCGGCCAAGCGTTTCGCGAAGTCGTGCGAGAGCAATTCCGCCACCGGCACGTCCGCCTTGGCGGGATCGGCGATCCAGGCGTCGCGTGCCGCATAGGCAAGCCGCGTCGCCTCGATTTCCAGATGCAACCGATCCGTCGAGCCCGGCGCATGGCGCGTGTCGAAATGGGAGAGAATGTTGAGGATGAGAAGGGCGATGATCCCTTGGCCGTTCGGTGGGCACTCATGGATCATGTGATCGCGGAATAGGGTGGTGACGGGCGTGACATATTCCCCACCGGCGGCAGCAAAATCCTCCATCGTGTGCAGGCCGCCAAGTGAGCGCAGGTGGCTTACCATATCCTCGGCGATATCGCCTGAGTAGAAACCGTCACGGCCTTCGGTTGCGATCTTGCGCAGCGTCGCACCAAGCTTTTCCTGCCGGTGAACCGCGCCAATGGCGGGTGCGCGGCCGCCTGGCAAAAAGATCGCCGCCGCCGCCGGGTCCTGCGATAGCAGCGTTTCCTCCCGCACCCAGTCGCGGTGAACGCGCGGCGCGATCGCATAGCCCTGTTCGGCGTAACGGATGGCCGGGGCCAGCACGTCGGCGAAGGGCAGGCGGCCGTGATCGGCGTGCAGTCGTGTCCAGGCGTCAATGGCGCCGGGGATGGTGACGGCGGCGGGCGATTGGCGCGGCACTTCGGTCAGCCCACGCTCTTCGAACCAATCCACCGTCAGTGCCTTCGGCGTGCGTCCGGAGCCGTTATAGGCGATGATCTCGGCGCTGCCTCTCGGTGCGTAGAGCGCGAAGCAGTCGCCGCCAATACCAGTCGAGCCCGGCTCCACCACGCATTGGACGGCACAGGCGGCGATCGCCGCATCCATCGCATTGCCTCCGGCTTGCAGGATCGTGATGGCGGTCAGCGTCGCGGAGGGGTGGGATGTCGCCGCCATCCCCGTGGTCGAAACCGCGATGGACCGTGTGGGCTTCTCGAAATTGCGCATCCTGGTGGTCTCCTCTTAGTCTTTTTGTTTTCCGCTTCGCCTAAGCGCGGCGGCGATAGGGCGTCAGCCGGTTCTCGATAAGGCCGAGCGTCCGGACGATGATGAAATTCATGGCGAGATAGATGGCGCCGGCGGCGATGAACACCTCGATGGCGCGGTAGCTCTGGGAGATCAACCCTTGTGCAATGCCGGTCACTTCCATCAGCGTGATGATGGACGCGAGCGAGGTGCCTTTGACCATCAGAATAATTTCGTTGCCATAGGCGGGGATCGCCTGCCGGATGGCTAGTGGCAGGATGACGAGGCGCAAGGATAGCCAGCGAGACAGTCCAAGCGCGAGTGCCGCTTCGCCAAGTCCCCGCGGCACGTTGCGGATGGCACCGCGCAGGATTTCACTGCCATAGGCAGCCGTGTTCAGCGTCAAGGCCAGGATGGCGCACCAATAGGGCTCGCGAAAAAGCCACCAGAGACCGGCTGCCTGAAGGGAAGGGCGAAACTGGCCAAGCCCGTAATAGATCAGGAAAATCTGCACGAGCAACGGCGTGCCACGGAAGATGGCGACGAAGCTTCGAATAGGCCAGACGGCAAGGCGATGTCCGCCGCTCTGGGCAAGCGCAAGCATCAGGGCAAGGCAGAAGCCGAGGAGCAGTGAGCTTCCTGCAAGCTGCAGCGTCAGCGGCACGCCAGAGAGCAGCTTGGGGATGATCTCGAGGAAGAAGCCGACATCGATCATCGTTCGCGGATCCCTCGGAAGGCGCGTGCTTCGGCGAGGCGGAAGGCCTGCCCGGTTATCCCGGCAATGACGAAATAGAGAAAGGCCGCGGCGAGATAAAAGAGAAAGGGTTCACGTGTCGAACCTGCGCCGATCTGGGTTTGGCGCATCAGTTCCACCAGGCCAATGACCGAAATCAGCGCCGAATCCTTGAGAACGAGCTGCCAGACATTGCTGAGGCCTGCGACCGCATGGCGCAGGAGCTGCGGGAGGATAACGAGGCACAGCATCTGGCTGCGTGATAGGGCGAGCGCCTTGGCTGCGTCGAACTGGCCGGGATCGACCGCGAGATAAGCGCCGCGATAGACTTCCGACTGGTAGGCCCCGGAGATGATGCCGATGGCAAGAATGCCGGTTGCCAGCGTCGGCAGGCCGATGAAGTCCTGTGACCCCATTCGGTGCGCAATCGCCGTCAACGCGACACTGCCGCCATAGTAGAAGAGATAGATGGTCAAAAGGTCGGGAACGCCGCGAAACACGATCCCGTAAGCCTCTGCCAGCCCGCGCGCGGTGCGCCGCTTCGACAGACGCCCTGCCGCTGCCAGTCCGCCGAACAGAGCGCCGAGCGCAAAGCCAAGAAGCGAGAGGAGCAGCGTCATGGTCGCAGCGCCAAGAAGCGACATGCCCCAGCCGCCATCGCCAAAGCCGAGGAGATGCAGTTTATCCATCATGCGGGCGTGATCCCCTGTTGATATCCACGCGGCCGGAAACCTGTGGTGTCCGGTCGCATGCGGTCCGCCCTTACTTGACCGGGGTTACGTCCGTCTTGACCCACTTTTCCGAAAGACGCTTGATCGTGCCATCAGCAATGGCGCCATCGATCGCGGTATTCAGCATTTCCTTGAGCTTGGTATCGCTCTTGCGCAGGCCAGCGCCCGAGCCGAGCCCGAAGACACCACCGACGAAGCCGGGACCGGCGAGCGTGTAGTCCGCAAATTCGGGCTTTGCCAACGTGGCGGCCAATGCGGATTGCTGCGCGAAGAGCGCATCGACCCGGCCAGCGGCCAGATCCAGATCGTGTTGCTCGGTTGTCTTATATTCGCGAATCTCGACCGTATCGGCGAAGTACTTCTTGAGGAATTCGAGATTGGTGGTGGCGGCCTGCACGCCGACGACCTTGCCCTTCAGGAGGGGTTTAAGCTTTTCGATGGCAGCCTTGGCGGAGGCGTCGTCGTCGAGCTTGAACTTCTCGGTAGCACCGCCGAGCTTGCCGAGATCGCTGTCTTTGGCGACAGCGAAGCCAGAGGGGTCGACGGCATAGGGATGGCTGAAGTCGATAGTTTCAAGGCGCTTGGGCGTGATGAACATGCTGGCCATGATCACGTCGAACTTGCCGACCGTGAGGGATGGAATGAGACCGTCCCAATCCTGGGCTATGATGGTGCATTTGATCTTCATGCGGGCGCAGAGATCATTGGCAAGGTCGATTTCGAAGCCGTCCAGCTTGCCGTCGGCGGTGGTGAAGTTCCATGGCGCATAGGCGCCTTCAGTCGCGATCTTGATTTCTTTTGGGGCATCCTGCGCAAGCGCGGCTGGCGCAAGGCCGAGCGGGGCAAGCACGAGTGTGGTAAGTGCAGCCGCAAGCGCGGCCATGCGACGGATCGTCATGACTTTTCCTCTTGTTTTAGAGCCGTTCGGTGACGGCGGTTCCCCGTCCGTACCGGATGTCGTCTCCGGCTGCGGACATCTTGACCGGACGGCTCAGCGCCGACCGGGACTGGCGTAATCGGCAAGCAGGTTCGCCGTTTCGGCGATATGGTCCTGCATCACCGCCTCGGCATCGCGCGCGTTGCCGGATTTCAGGACGTCGATCAGCCGCTCATGCTCCTGACGGGCTGAAAGCGGCTTTTCGACATAGTCGAACCAGATGCGCATATAGGGCTCGATCATCACATGCAGTGCGTTGATCTGGCGGATCAGCTTCGGTCTGCCGCTGAGGCCGTAAATCAGCGCATGAAATTCCTGGTGGCGCAGCACCCAGTCGCCGCTGCCGGATTGCCCGGCCCGCTCCATCCGCTCCAGTAACCGCTCAAGCTCCTCGAATGTCTCTGTCGTCATGCGTGGCGTGGCGAGCCGGACTGCGAGCCCCTCCAGCACGGAGCGGATCTCAAAGGCTTCGTGAATTTCTTCCAGCGTCAGCCCGGCGACGATGCAGCCCCGGTTCGGGCGGAGCGTCACCAGACCGTCGGCGGCGAGCCGCCGGAAGGCCTCGCGCACCGGCATGCGGCTCATGCCGATATCCGCCGCAATCTCTTCCGGAATCAACCGGTCTCCGGCCTTGTAGCGACCCTGCCGCAGTGCCTGCTGAAGATGCACGTAAGCTTCCTCCTCCGCCGTGGAGGGAAGAGAGACTCTGGATGCAGTCGCATAGGTCATCAGCGGCTCATTGGATTTTTGTATCCACTTATCCAATCAGCAGCATCGGCCCGGGTCAAGACGTTTGTAGGGTCTATTATGAAAAAGGCAGAGCAGGCCTGATGCCGCTCTGCCATTCTCCATCCGCAATCGCCATCATTTTTGGAAAGAGGGGGTCAGGTGCCGTAAAAAGGGCTCCGAACTATTTTAGAAACTTTGGCCCACTGCCCAAAATCTTGTCGTCGATCTTGCCGATCGCCTTCTCATCCTTGCCCTCATAATCGAGCGAGGTGAGAATATGGCGAATGAGATTCAGTCTGAGCCTGCGCTTGTCATTGGCGCGGATCACCGTCCATGGCGCGTCGTCTATGTGCGTCTTTTCCAGCATCTCGTCACGGGCCGCGGTATAGTCGTCCCATTTGGTCAGGGCGGCGATGTCCATATCCGAAAGCTTCCAGGATTTCAGCGGGCTGTGCCGGCGGTCGTGGAAGCGTTCCAACTGGGTCTCGCGACCGATATCGAGGTAGAACTTGAAGAGGTTCACACCCTCATGCACCAGCATTTTTTCCAGCCGCGGCACTTCCTTCAAGAAGCGCTTGTGTTCTTCCGGCGTGCAAAACCCCATCACGGGCTCCACACCGGCGCGGTTGTACCATGAGCGGTCGAAGAGTACGAACTCGCCCGCAGTCGGAAAATGGGCGATGTAGCGCTGGAAGTACCATTGCCCTTTTTCGGTTTCGGTCGGCTTGGTCAGTGCCACGACACGCGCATAGCGTGGGTTGAGATATTCCCGCACCGCGGCGATCGAGCCGCCTTTACCCGCGGCATCGCGGCCCTCGAACAGCGCCATGATGCGCTGGCCGGTGGCCTGCTGCCAGAACTGCACCTTCACCAGTTCGATCTGAAGCGCTTCGATCTGTGCTTCATACTCCTCCCGGCCAAGCTTCTTGTCATAGGGGAAATCGCCTGCCGTCAGCTTCTTGTCATCCACCCAGTCGGGGAGCACAGGATCGTCGATATTGAAGACCCGCTCCTTGCCGTTCATCGTCAATGTTACGGATCTGTCCTTGACGGTTTCGCTCATGCTCACTCCCTTTTCAGCCTACGGCATTTTGTCTTCTTAAGGTCAGCCTGACACTCAACGAATTCAAGAGCAAAGAGATTCCGGCATCGAAGCTCCATCCACATAAATTTTGCCGGCTAAGGCTTGCAAAAGGACAGGGCGAAGAATCTTTGTCATGAAAGGCGATTATGACGGTCGGATCGGGAGCGAGACGAATGGATAAGATTCGCGATGGCAATGGCAGCGATGGACGGGGAGGGTGCGTTGCTTAAACAGATGCGCCGCATGCGGAGAAACTGGCTTGCGCTTTTTGTCGTCACGATGCTGGCAGCCTTGGCGCTTGTCGAATGGCGTTCGCCCTATGTCGTGGCCGCACTGTGGCTCGCCGCCGTCTTCGCCATTCTTTTCATCACGCCCTCCGCCACCATCGGAAAGGATGAGAACAAACTCAACGAAGAGGTCGTGCCGCCCCAGGGAGTGGATCATGGATTGATTGCAGGTGTGCGGGCAGGTCTTGCGGTGCTCGATACGCCCGTCTTCATCCTGGACCGGGACGCCGCTGTCTTGTTTGAAAATGCGGCGGCGGAACGCGCCTTTGGGACGCTGCCTGTCGGTTCGCATATTTCGGGCAGGCTGCGCTCACCCGGCCTGCTCGATGTCATTCGCGAAACCATCGCCACCGGACAGCCGAACCAAGTGGAGCACTCCGAACGACTGCCCTCGGAGCGAGTGTTCATCGTGCGCATCGCAGCTGCGGATATGCCACAGACGGCGGGAGCGCCCTTTTATATCCTCTCTTTCCGCGACATTTCAGATCTGCGTCGTATCGACCGCATGCGCAGCGATTTCGTCGCCAATGCCAGCCATGAGCTGAGAACGCCGCTGGCCTCGTTGCGCGGCTTCATCGAAACCATGCAGGGGCCGGCGCGCAACGATCCCAAGGCGCAGGAGCGCTTTCTTGGCATCATGCTGGACCAGGCAACCCGCATGAGCCGCCTGGTCGATGACCTGATGTCGCTCTCAAGGCTAGAGCTTCGTGCCAATATCGCACCGGATCAGACCGTCGATCTCGTGCCGCTTCTCGGCCATGTTCGGGATTCCTTGCTACCGCTCGCCGGCGATCTGGACGTCGAGATCAAGCTGCATATTCCCGAAAACCCGGTGCAAGTGAACGGCGACCGGGACGAGTTGGTGCAGGTGTTCCAGAACCTCGTCGAAAACGCCTGCAAGTACGGTCAGGATGGCAAGGTGGTGGATGTGTTCCTGCGCGCAGAGGTGGGCAAGCCTGTCGAAGTCAGCGTCGTGGATAAGGGACCGGGCATTCCCGCCGAGCATGTGCCGCGTCTCACAGAGAGGTTTTACCGCGTCAGCGTAGCAGACAGCCGTTCGAAAAAAGGCACTGGTCTCGGCCTTGCCATCGTCAAGCACATTCTGACCCGCCACCGCGCCCGCCTCATCATCCGGTCGGAAATTGGCGCTGGTACGGACTTCACCGTGAGATTTTGACACACAA is a genomic window containing:
- the ggt gene encoding gamma-glutamyltransferase — protein: MRNFEKPTRSIAVSTTGMAATSHPSATLTAITILQAGGNAMDAAIAACAVQCVVEPGSTGIGGDCFALYAPRGSAEIIAYNGSGRTPKALTVDWFEERGLTEVPRQSPAAVTIPGAIDAWTRLHADHGRLPFADVLAPAIRYAEQGYAIAPRVHRDWVREETLLSQDPAAAAIFLPGGRAPAIGAVHRQEKLGATLRKIATEGRDGFYSGDIAEDMVSHLRSLGGLHTMEDFAAAGGEYVTPVTTLFRDHMIHECPPNGQGIIALLILNILSHFDTRHAPGSTDRLHLEIEATRLAYAARDAWIADPAKADVPVAELLSHDFAKRLAEMIDLRHALTDLPDFEMPLHRDTVYISIVDQDRNAVSFINSIFDSFGTGIVAPRSGVILHNRGQSFSLKRGHPNMIAPEKRPLHTIIPGMVTRNGRTEMSFGVMGGYYQALGHAHLISKVVDYGMDIQDAIDLPRLIPVGGKIPRVEAEHTISPETITELTRRGFEIVPAEDPIGGAQAVRIDWENGTLVGASESRKDGIALGY
- a CDS encoding ABC transporter permease, whose translation is MIDVGFFLEIIPKLLSGVPLTLQLAGSSLLLGFCLALMLALAQSGGHRLAVWPIRSFVAIFRGTPLLVQIFLIYYGLGQFRPSLQAAGLWWLFREPYWCAILALTLNTAAYGSEILRGAIRNVPRGLGEAALALGLSRWLSLRLVILPLAIRQAIPAYGNEIILMVKGTSLASIITLMEVTGIAQGLISQSYRAIEVFIAAGAIYLAMNFIIVRTLGLIENRLTPYRRRA
- a CDS encoding ABC transporter permease, which produces MMDKLHLLGFGDGGWGMSLLGAATMTLLLSLLGFALGALFGGLAAAGRLSKRRTARGLAEAYGIVFRGVPDLLTIYLFYYGGSVALTAIAHRMGSQDFIGLPTLATGILAIGIISGAYQSEVYRGAYLAVDPGQFDAAKALALSRSQMLCLVILPQLLRHAVAGLSNVWQLVLKDSALISVIGLVELMRQTQIGAGSTREPFLFYLAAAFLYFVIAGITGQAFRLAEARAFRGIRER
- a CDS encoding lysine/arginine/ornithine ABC transporter substrate-binding protein — translated: MTIRRMAALAAALTTLVLAPLGLAPAALAQDAPKEIKIATEGAYAPWNFTTADGKLDGFEIDLANDLCARMKIKCTIIAQDWDGLIPSLTVGKFDVIMASMFITPKRLETIDFSHPYAVDPSGFAVAKDSDLGKLGGATEKFKLDDDASAKAAIEKLKPLLKGKVVGVQAATTNLEFLKKYFADTVEIREYKTTEQHDLDLAAGRVDALFAQQSALAATLAKPEFADYTLAGPGFVGGVFGLGSGAGLRKSDTKLKEMLNTAIDGAIADGTIKRLSEKWVKTDVTPVK
- a CDS encoding GntR family transcriptional regulator; this encodes MTYATASRVSLPSTAEEEAYVHLQQALRQGRYKAGDRLIPEEIAADIGMSRMPVREAFRRLAADGLVTLRPNRGCIVAGLTLEEIHEAFEIRSVLEGLAVRLATPRMTTETFEELERLLERMERAGQSGSGDWVLRHQEFHALIYGLSGRPKLIRQINALHVMIEPYMRIWFDYVEKPLSARQEHERLIDVLKSGNARDAEAVMQDHIAETANLLADYASPGRR
- the ppk2 gene encoding polyphosphate kinase 2; this encodes MSETVKDRSVTLTMNGKERVFNIDDPVLPDWVDDKKLTAGDFPYDKKLGREEYEAQIEALQIELVKVQFWQQATGQRIMALFEGRDAAGKGGSIAAVREYLNPRYARVVALTKPTETEKGQWYFQRYIAHFPTAGEFVLFDRSWYNRAGVEPVMGFCTPEEHKRFLKEVPRLEKMLVHEGVNLFKFYLDIGRETQLERFHDRRHSPLKSWKLSDMDIAALTKWDDYTAARDEMLEKTHIDDAPWTVIRANDKRRLRLNLIRHILTSLDYEGKDEKAIGKIDDKILGSGPKFLK
- the phoR gene encoding phosphate regulon sensor histidine kinase PhoR, with the translated sequence MDGEGALLKQMRRMRRNWLALFVVTMLAALALVEWRSPYVVAALWLAAVFAILFITPSATIGKDENKLNEEVVPPQGVDHGLIAGVRAGLAVLDTPVFILDRDAAVLFENAAAERAFGTLPVGSHISGRLRSPGLLDVIRETIATGQPNQVEHSERLPSERVFIVRIAAADMPQTAGAPFYILSFRDISDLRRIDRMRSDFVANASHELRTPLASLRGFIETMQGPARNDPKAQERFLGIMLDQATRMSRLVDDLMSLSRLELRANIAPDQTVDLVPLLGHVRDSLLPLAGDLDVEIKLHIPENPVQVNGDRDELVQVFQNLVENACKYGQDGKVVDVFLRAEVGKPVEVSVVDKGPGIPAEHVPRLTERFYRVSVADSRSKKGTGLGLAIVKHILTRHRARLIIRSEIGAGTDFTVRF